GACGCCGATTCGCAGCCGGTCAGCCAGGCCAGCCCTCCGGCCAAAATGAGGGACGGAAGCAAACGGGAGAGGTGCATGGCGGGTAACATGACACAAAATCGGCGGGTTTCCAGCCGGGGGTTATGACTCGATGACAGGCGCGGCCCGCCCGGGTTGCGTGGAAAACACCAACAAATGAGCTGTGCCCGCCGCCGGGGCTTGGTAACCTAGCGGCCTTTACCATGGACTGGCTTACGCACCTGCTCACCGAAGAATCCGTCGCCCGCACCGTCATCCTGCTGGGCGTGGCCGGCGCCGCCGGGTCGGCGCTCGGCAAGATCCGCGTCGGGGGTGTCAGCCTCGGCGTGGCCGGCGTGCTGTTCGCCGGCCTGCTCCTCGGGCACTTCAAGCTGACGGTGGACCACCACGTGCTGGAATTCGTGCGCGAGTTCGGCTTGATCATCTTCGTTTACACGCTCGGCCTGCAGATCGGTCCGGGCTTCTTCGGCTCGCTGCGGTCGCGCGGGCTCATGCTCAACGGCTTTGCCGCCGCCATCGTGCTGCTCGGTGCCGTGGTTGCGGTGGTCCTGATCAAGACCGGCCGCGTCGAACTGCCCGCGGGCGTGGGCCTGCTCTCCGGCGCCACCACCAACACCCCCAGTCTGGCCGCGGCCCAGCAGGCGCTGAAACAGGTCGGCACGGCGGACACCGCCGCCGCCGTGCAAGGCCTCGCCTATGCGGTCGCCTATCCCTTCGGCATTGTCGGCATCATCCTGACGATGATTTTGGTGCGGACCATTTTCCGTGTGGATGTGAAGGCCGAGGTCGCCGCCGCCGAGGCCGCGCACGCCCCGGCCCGCCCCAAGCCCGCGACCCGCAACTTCGAGGTGCGCAATCCCAACCTCGTCGGCCGCCCGCTCGGCAAGGTGCCCGGTCTCGCCGGCTCTGGCGTGGTCGTGTCGCGCTTCTCCCGCTCCGGCAAGGTCGAGGTCGCGAAACCCGAAACCCTCCTGCGGATCGGCGACATCCTGCACGCCGTCGGTCCCGAGGAAGGACTCGACGAGCTGCGCGTGGTCGTCGGCGCCGATGCGGGCATTGATCTCAAGACGATGCCGGGTGCGGTCACCAACCGCCGGCTGATCGTCACGCGCAGCGACGTCTATGGCTGCGAGTTGGGCGAGTTGGAAGTGCTCGCCGAGCAGGACGTCGTGGTCACGCGCGTCACGCGCGGCGGCATCGAGTTCACGGCCACGCCGGGTTTCCGCCTGCAGTTTGGCGACGTGCTCATGGTGGTCGGTGAGGAGCCGCGGATCGACGCCGTGGCCGCCGCGGTCGGCAATTCCAACAAGGCGCTCAACTCGCCGCAGCCGATCCCGTTCTTCCTCGGCATCGCGCTCGGCGTGATTGTCGGCGCCATTCCGCTCGCGATCCCCGGTCTGCCCGCGGCCGTGAAGCTCGGCCTCGCCGGCGGCCCGCTGGTCGTGGCCATTCTCCTCTCGCGCATCGCCAACACCGGCCCGCTGGTCTGGTATCTGCCGACCAACGCCAACCACATGCTGCGCGAGGTCGGCATCACGCTCTTCCTCGCGGCCGTCGGCCTGAAGTCGGGCGACAAGTTCGTCGAGGTGCTCCTGGGCGGCAACGGTCTCTCCTGGCTGCTCTACGGTGCGCTCATCACCGCCGTGCCCTTGCTGTTGATCGGCCTGCTGGCCCGGGCCTGGAAGAAACTCAACTACGCCGAGCTCTGCGGCCTGCTGGCCGGCAGCATGACCGACCCGCCCGCGCTCGCCTTCGCCCAGCAGAGCACCGGCAGCGACGCCCCGGCCGTTTCCTACGCGACCGTCTATCCGCTCGTGATGCTCCTGCGCGTGTTTTCCGCGCAGCTCATCGTGTTCCTGCTCTACCAGGCGGCGGGCGGGTGAGAACGAAGGTTTGTAACCACTAATGAGGTTCCGCCAACGGCGGAACCCACTCTGTCCCCTCCGGCTGATCGCCTCCGGATTTGTATTTGGGGTCTGCTTCCTGTTGCTGCCTGCTGGCAGCCCAGGATCAGTCACCCAACCTTCGTTGTGGCTGAAATTGCCGACCATGCAAAGCCGGCGCTAAGCCGGCCCGGGAAACAATCCATGGTGACGATCAGTCACCACACACCGCCAAGGATTACTCCTTTGCGGAATCCATTTAGGGGTTAAAAAATCTCCCGGCTTGAAGGCCTCTTTTCAAGTCGAATACTCCCGCGCATGAACCGGCGCGGCTTCCTCTGGGCCGCAGTCGTCGCCGGACTGGCACTCGGCGTGCGCGGTCCGGCGGAGGAGCCGGCGCGTGATCCTGAAACCGTGATCCGCACCGCGCTTCGTGCGCGCCGCCATTTGGAGTTCATTTACCACGACCATGTGCGCCTCGTGGAACCGCACGCCCTCGGGCGCCTGCGCGATGGCACGGTGGTGTTGCTGGCCTGGCAGGTGGCGGGTGGCAGCCGCAGCGAGCCGCCGCCGGGCTGGTGCAGCTTCCTCGTCGCCGGCATCAGCGGTCTCGCGCTCACCCGGGAGAATTTCACGCCGCGCGCCGACTACCGCCCCGAGAAAACCAAGCTGCGGGAGATACTGGCCGAGGTGGCGCATCGCGAGTAGCCGCCTTGAAGCCGGGCGACAAGGCGGTCCGGGCGTCCACGCTTTCGCCCCGCGTTGCGGGACTCAGGCGCGGCTACGAGAGGTGGGGCACTAGGGCATTCGTCCGCTCAAGCGCACCTCGAAACGAGCCGGTTTGCCGGCCGCGAAGAGCGGCGAGAGCTGCTCCAGTTCGCCGAAGGCCTCGTGGGCGCCGCTGAGATACACCTGCGTGTGAAACCCTTCGTCGGGCTCGCCCACGATCTCGCCGGTCTGCGCGCCGCGGCTCACCGTGAGCGCATAACCGTCGAGCCGGCCGATTAGTACCTGCGGACGAAACCCGTATTTGCCGACAACACCGGTGTGCTTGAGCGTCAGCATGTCGCCTGCAAGCGAAGCGTGGGCTGGCGGTGCAAAGCGCGCGGCAAACGGACCGGCCGTCGAGGGCAGCCGCACGAAGCCGGCGGGGAATGCCGCCTCGGGGCGCACCGCGGCCTCCGCGGTCATACCGGGTGGCACCTGGAAAATCTGCACGATCTGCGCCGGGCGGGTGCCGCCCGTGAACTCCGCCCCGCACACGAGCACCGCGCCGTCCCAGTGGTAGGTGCGCGTGAGCTGCGGCCAGGCGTCGTTGGTGGCGGGCATCACGAAACGAAGCGTCTCGTCTTCGACCCCGATGCTGGCGGGTTCGCGGTATTCCCACGCCGCGGGCGGCGGCCAGCCGCCGGGCCATTCGGCCTGCGGCCCGAGCCACACGCGGTGCCCGCCGAGGCGGTTGGGATTGGCGCGCGTGGCGGGCGCGAGCAGGAGGTTCATGTCGCTGCCGTCGGGGCCAAAGTGCATCAGCCGCGCGCGGACCACGGACACCACCGCCCGCCAGCCGGCAGAAGAGGATTCCCAAGCGGCTTCGCCCTGCCATTTGGTTTTTCGCCAATCGGCGGCGGAGGTCGAGGCGGCGAACGTCAGCAGAGTCGCGAGCAAAAAGGCGCGCATGGATTTTGCTCAGACCGGATGACCGTTGTCGGGCTTGCGCGGGAAAGGTGCGAAGCACGCCGCCGCCACCGAGGGGATCGCCGCGAACATCACGATGATGAAATAGGTCTTGTAGCCGAAGTGATCGGCCAGCGGGCCGCTGATCGCCTGCGTGGGCACAAGCATGAGGTTCATCAGCGCCGTGCAGAACGCATAGTGCGTCATGTGGTAGCGGCCCGGCGAGATCTGCTGCATCATGTAGAGCATGTTGGCCACGAAGCCGAAGCTATAGCCGAACTTCTCGATGGTCACGAGCGTGCCGATGGTCCAGAGCGACAGCGTGTGACCGGGCCCGGCGAGCTGCGACATGATCACGAAGGTGATGTGCGGCAGGTTCAGGCAGAGCGCCATGAAGATGAGCGTCTTCCGGTTGAGGCCGAACTTCGCCATGAACGCGCCGCCCAGCAGGCCCGCGCCAAGGCTGACGAAGGTGCTGATGGTGCCGTCGATGACACCCAGCTCCTTCAGCGAAAGGCCAATGCCGCCGTGCTCGGGCGTGGCTTGGAGGAACAGGCGGCCCTCAAGCAGCAGCAAGCCCTCGGAGCTGCGGTAGAGAAACACGAACGCCAGCATGCCCCAGATGCTGGGCTTTTTGAAGAAATCCACGATGGTGTCCAGAAACGTGGTGGCGATATCGCCCACGCCCTTGGGACGCTCGGTGATCGAACCCGTGGGCAGCATGAACCAGTGGTAGACGGCGAGGAGAGCCAGGGTCACCCCCGAGAGGCCGATGGCCCAGCTCCAGGCGGCGGTGACGGACAAGCCATGGTCTTCCTTGAGTGAGCCGGCGGCCCACACGATGAGCGCGGTGCCGAAGAGCTTGCCGACGTTCCAGAACACGCCCTGTACGCCGATGAACGCCGCCTGCTTCTTCTCGTCGAGCGAGGTGAGGTAGATGCCGTCCACGCAGATGTCCTGCGTGGCCGACATGAACGCCAGCACCCACAGAATTGCGATGGTGATCTGGAAGTAGTTGGGCAGCGGCAGGCACACCGCGATGCCGGCGAGCAAGCCGGACATCAGCACCTCCATGAGGAGAACGAAGAACTTCTTCGTCCGATACATGTCGAGGAAGGCCGCCCAAAACGGCTTCAACGACCAGGCGATGCCGATGCTCGCGGTGGCGACCGTGATCTGTCCGTCGGTGTGACCGAGGTCCTTGAACATCGTGCCGGCGACCCAGATGACCATCGCGAAGGGAATGCCCTCCGCGAGGTAGGACGACGGGACCCAAAGCCAGGGATTGCGAACAGGGGTGGAGGCGGGCGCGGCAGGATTGCTCATGGAGCGAAACGGAGTGGGGAAGGGTAACGGGGCGCGGGCATCCAGACCGGCGGGGGCGGCGAACGCAAGCCGACCGTCGGCACGCCCCTGCGCAAACGGTAGAGCGGCGCGAATCACGAAACACGTTTGCTCCGGCGCGGGGTCGTGGATTCCCTGTCGGGTGTGAACCTCCGTCTCCTGCCCCTTCTGCTCATGACCGCCCTTTCCGCCTACGCCGCCGCCGACTCGCTCGCCCCCGCGCCCCAGCCGCCCGGCGGCCTCGCCGTCGCACAGGCGCCGCAGTTCATTCTCCTCGGCTTCGACGACAACCCGCAGACGGAGCCGATGACGTGGTTCGTGGACACCCTGAAGGACAAGCGCGATGCCGGCGGCAATCCCGTGCGCGCGATCTTCTTCAGCAACGGCAAGTATTGGAACGATCGCACGCTCATCTCCATCCACCACCGCGCCCTCAACGAGGGCCACGAAATCGCCAACCACACCCAGAACCACGACAACGGCAGCGCCTTCACGACCGCGAAGTGGCGCGCCGAGATGGCCGCCTGCGAAGCGACCTTCAACGAGACCGGCATCCCTGCCGCCGGCATCGTGGGTTTTCGCACACCCTACCTCGCCTACAATGCGGCCACCTTCGAGGCGCTCGCCGCCGAGGGACAGCTCTACGACAGCTCCATTGAGGAGGGCGACCAGCCCGGCCAGGACGGCACCAACTTTCTCTGGCCCTACACGCTCGACCACGGCAGCCCCGGCAACGCCGCCGACCACCCCGTGGGCTCGCCCAAGCGGGTGGGCAACCACCCCGGCCTCTGGGAAATACCGATCCACGTCTTCATGATCCCGTCGGACACGGACTGCGCGCGCTACGGCGCCAAGCCCGGTCTGCGCGCCCGCATCGGCGCGGCGCTGAAGGTCGGCTACGGCGGTGGCTCCGGGGAGCCGACCGACAAGATCACCGGCCTCGACTGGAACGTGCTCGAGGCCGCGAAGTGCGACGGCCCGGAGTTCCTCGCCATCCTCAAATACACTCTCGACCTCCGCCTCGCCGGCAACCGCGCGCCCTTCATGGTCGGCGGCCACACCGCGCTCTACCCGGCCAACAAGCCCGACCGCCGCAAGGCCATGGAGGACTTTGTCACCTACGCGCTGACGAAACCCGAGGTGCGTTTCGTCACCGGCAAGCAGCTGATCGAGTGGCTCCGCGCCCCGCAGCCTTTGCGGTAAACCAGCGGGCCGACCCATCATGGCCTGGCGGATTGACGAAGCGGTGGTGCGCGGCGAGATCGACAATCGCACGCGCGGCCGCGTGACGGGACGCCTTTGGTTCGTCGGTCGCGACGAGCCGGTCGTGCTCGAGCTGGAAGGCAACTGCTGGCGCGATCTGGCGGGGCGGCGGCTGGAGTTCACGAATCCGCAGCCCAAGCCCGGCGCTTTGGATAAACTCGCACCGCTTCAACGCGGCACCGTCGGCGACATCAGCGCCTCGCGCAAAGTCAAGGTGCCCGACGTCCCGCTCAGCGATCTGCACCTCTACTACAAGACCGGCCGGGAAATGCCCTGGCACTGGGGCAACGCGCTTTACTTGGAATGGATCAGCGAGCGCAACGGCCGCGTCGTCATCGAGACGGCAACCTTCGACCTGAAAATCGTCGGCGAACCCGCCTGGGAGATGTCCGAGGCCGAGGAAGAGGTGCAGCGTAAGGCCAACGGCGCGGCGCTGACCGGCTTTATGGACCGCCTGGCCGCAGCGGCGGGCGCGGCGGAGCGCGAGATCGTGGACGACACCCCGGCCGAGTGGGATGAACGGCCCCAGACCGAGGAGGAAGCTGAGGCCGAACAGGCCCGGAGCGACAAGCTCGCCGACCGCATCGAGGCGCGTTTGCGCAAGGAGGGCGAAGAAGCCTATGACCGGATACTCGAGGAGGAAATCGACCGCCTGCACCGCGAGGAAGGCCGGCCCGAACCCACACCCGAGCAGCTCGCCCGCAACGCGGAGTGGATCGAGGAGATGAACCGCGCCGGCGAGGAGGCGTTGACCAACCCCGATCCCGAGTTGGAGCAAGAATTGGAATTTGAACATCCGCTGGTGGAGCGCGTCACGGAATTTGCCCTGCAACTGCGCGAAGCCGCCCAGGCCGAAGGGTGGCGCCCGGAGGACGCGGGCCAGGAACACCCCGTGACCGAGCTGCTCGACGCCACGTTGATCGCCGGGCCCAAGCTGGCCGGCGCGCTCAACGGAAAATATTGGCCGCCGGAGATCGAGTTCTGCGCGCACACCATCGTCCGTCTGAAACGCGCCCGCGGTTACCTGGAAGATGCGTTGCGCGCCGTGGAATCATGCCACGAAGAGAAGCTCATCAAGCCCGAGCACCTCGGCCCGATCCTGGTGAAGCTGGGTGAGTTCATCCAGGACACCGACGCCCTCATTGCCGAACTCCGCGCGAAACTGGAGCGGGGCACCGATTAAGCCATCCCCGCAGCCGGTCTGGCGGAATCGTCCTGATGAACGAGGTGTGGCCGGAGGAGGGCAGGGACTGCGTTTCGGGGTTAAATGGCCTCCCCAAGCCATTTTGCCACGCATTGAGGGTGCGCGGGTTAGCCCATTCGGGCCAGTAACTGCAACTTGTATTCATTCCGATATTTCCCTACTACAAAGTCATGCACAGCAAACCACTGCACACGCTGCTGCGCGCAATTCTATGGCTGGTCGCTGCGGCCACGGCGGGCGCTCAAGTAGTCACCTATACTTGGATCACCACTGGCGGGGCCACCGACGACAACTACAACAACACCGCCAACTGGGTTGGCGGCACCGTTCCGCTCAACGACGGCAACGCCCGGCTTTACCTTCCGGTCTCCAACGGCACCGAGCTGATCACACTTCCCGGCGGGAGCCTGACACTCAACTCGCTCAATTTAGACGCGTCGTATCCAGGCACAACTTACCGGTTTGGCAGCGCCGGGGCGACGACGCTGACTTTCTCGCCGACCAGCGGGTCCTACGGCCAGACCAGCAACAACAGCGGCTACGCCCGCACGCTCATTTTTGATGCGGGCATCATGCTGAATTTCGCCACCGACCAGTATTGGACAGCCCAGTATGTCACCTTCAATGGTGCAGCCGGTGGTGCAGGGCGATTCCGCTTCCTGCCTCTTTCCTACTATGCAACGCCATCATGGAATACCGGCACCCTCACGCTGAACGGCCCCGGCAATTTCACCGGCGGTTTCGAGACGTACAACGTCAACCTGGTGCTCAATCACGTCAGCGCCTTGGCGGGCGGTCCGCTTTATCTGACCGACACCTCGATCCAGGCGGCGGAAGGCTACGTCCTCAACAACCCCATGCAGGTTTCGGGCTCCTTTGGGTCCAACACCAACCAGCTCACCCTGACCGGTCCAATCACGCTGGGGGGTCTCACCGGCATGGGCGGCGGCTTCATCGTCACCGGCAACATCGGCGAACTCACGCCGGGCACCCAACTCAACATCACCCACGGCACCGTGCGACTGTCGGGCACCAACACCTACACGGGTGAAACGGTCGTGGAGGGAGCCAACCGCGCCACGCTGCTGTTCGAGACCGCCGCGTCCGTGCCGACGGCCGGTGAGATCCGCGCCGAGACCAACGCCTACGCCGGCGTGGCCTTCACCACCGGCGTGCAGACCGCGTTTCTCAACCGCCTCAACAACGAGCTATACACCGGCACCATCGGCTTCGATTCGCTGGGCGCCACGCAGACTTTTGCGGAAGACATCGATCTGACCAGCCTCGTCGGACCGCTCGGCCTTGGCACCACCACCTCGGCCATCCTCACCGGCAACATCTTCACTGCCGCCGACGGCACCGCCAACTACGGCTTCGGCAACGGCGGCGGCAAGCTCACCGTGGCCTCGAACCTCACCGACAACGTCGGCGTGGACATCACCACGACCAGCTACTGGACGCCCACGACCGTTGTCCTGCAGGGCAACAACACCTTCAACGGTGACGTCAACGTGGACAGCGGCGTGGTGATATTCGACAGCGCGAACGCCCTGCCCGTTGGGGTGACCGTCCATCTCGACCAGCGCTCCGGCAGTCACGTCTTCGCCTATGCCGGCGTCACCGAAAATTCCGCGCTTTCTCCGCAGGCGCTCCTCGGCCGGCTCGATCTCCAGACCACCGAGCACGTGCTCGGGGTAGATTCCACCAATCCGGGTGCCCCGCGCACCCTCGCCGATGCCATCGACCTCACGGGTGCGCTGGCCGGGCTGAACAGCGACGAACATCTATTTATCGGCACCGCAACCGGGGCCACGCTCACGGGCACGCTTACCTCCGGAACCACCGCATTGGGACTCACGGGCCTGAAGGGCGCCCAGCTCACGGTGGATTCGGTGCTCACCGACGCCACGATCGGCGGGCTGCTGATTGGTCTGTCGGATGCTCCCATCGGCATCCGCGGTTCCGTTCGGCTTAACGGAGCCAACACCTTCACCCAAGGGACGCGGTGGCAAACCGGCGACCTCATCCTGGGCCATGCCAGTGCCCTCGGCACCGGCCGTTTGTTGGTCGGGGAATACGCCACCAGCCTGACCTACACCGGTGACTTCACCCTGAACAACGATTTCCGGTTCGAGAATTACGACCCGGTGAAACTGAGCACCGCCGGTTCCACCGCGAATCTGACGCTCACTGGCACGCTCCTCAGCGGTTACAGTTACGGCGGCGGTTTTCTCTATCTTGGCGCCGGCACCCTGACCTTCGCCGGCACCGCCCGCGCGTTGGGCTGGCTCGACATCGAGGCCGCCCCCGGGGGCGCGGTGGTTTACAACCGCCCGAACGCACTGGCCCAGGGCGTCACCCTCACGAGCGGCAATATTACGATCGCCGCCAACACGGACATCAAATGGCTGGAAACGGATCCCGGCACCGGCGTGCAGATTGCCACCGGGGCGACGCTCGGCCTGCTCTCCAACAATTATGGCGAAGGCCCGCTCGCGCATAAGATCGAGGGCACCCTCAGCGGCGGTGGCTCGGTCAGGATCGAAGATATCGACGCCGCCCTGCTCGGCACCAACACCTACACGGGCGGCACAACGCTCTCCGGAGGTGCCGTCGGGTTCATCCACGGTGCGGCCATCGGCTCCGGGGCGGTGACGGTCACAGCCAAGGGCGGCGTACTGACGGCCCTGGCGCCTGACATCACCTTGAACAACCCCCTCGTGTTGGACGGGCCGCTGGAGCTGCGCGGCGACATTTGGTTTGGCTACGACGACTACAACTCGCCCGGCAACCGCAACTTCACGCTGGGCGGGACGATCAGCGGCTCTGGCTCGCTGTTCAAGGATTCCGACAACACCGTCACCCTCACCGGCGCCAACACGTTTTCCGGCGGCGTGGAGATCAACCAAGGCACGATGATCTTTGCGCACAACCAGGCCGCCGGCACCGGCCTGCTTGATTTTGGCGAGGCGGGCGGCGGCACGGCGATTTTCACCACCGCCGCCCCGACCATCGGCGGACTCAGGGCCGCCAACTACTACGGCGCGGGTAACGTGCAGCTCGCGGCCAACTCCACCCTCACGGTCAACCAGCCGATCGACGCCGTGTTCATGGGCGGCATCTCCGGTCCCGGCGCGCGGGTGATCAAGGGCGGCCCCGGTTATCTCACGCTGGCCGGCGGAACCTACTCCTACACCGGCGGCACGACGATCACGGCCGGCGGTATCGTTTTCGACGAAGAAACGGCCCTCACCACGAACCCAAGCGGAAGCATCCATGTCGCTTCCGGCGCCTACGCCGGTGTGAGCTCCGGCGCCGATAGCCCTTGGTCCAGCTTTGCCACCCGGGTCGACCCGGCCTCCACCGGCACGCTGGGTGTGGACGGGTTCGACAGCGTGACCGACGAGGTGAACCTCACCGGCTTCGCTCCCGGCCTGCGTTTGGGTTCGGCCACGTTCGGCACCTTCGAATCCAGCGCCACGATCACGCCCAACGGTGACTATCTGTTCGGCGGCGGCGGCGGCACGCTGGTGGTCAAATCCACCCTCACCGACGCGCTGAAATCCGTGGACGTCAACTCGCCCGCCGGGCAACCGCTCACGCTTTGGTTGCAGAACAGCAATTATTTTGGCGGCCCGCTCACGGCGACGAACTCCGCCGTGATCTTCGATGTACATGCCGCCGACTACATCAGTGGCTTGCAACTCGGCACGGGCGGCTACGTGGGCAGCGCCGAACAGCAGTTCACCCCGGCGGCATTTCTGGCCAAGCTCGCCCCCGGCACCAACACCGGCATGGTGGGTTTCGATGACCTCGTGGGTTACGGGCGGGTGGTGGGTGGAGCCATCGACCTCAGCGCCTTCGGAGCCGGACTCTATCTGGGCACCGCCACCACCGCCACCCTCCGAGGCCCGATCACCCTGCCCGTCGGGGCGTCCGCCTACCGCTTCGCGGCCTACAAAGGGGCCGGCCTCACCGTGGATTCCAATCTCACCGGCTCCCTGCAGGTCGTGATCGGCGACCCGGCGTCCTTCGGCACCATGCGGACACCGCACGACGAAGACCAGTTCTCGAAGGTTACGCTCACCGGTCTCAACACCTACACCGGCGGCACCGTGTTGAACGCGGGCACCCTCTCCGCCCGGCCGCGTTCTCTCGGCTCCGGGCCGCTGACCGTCCAGCCCAATTCGTTTCCCACGCCGCAGGACCCAATCCACGGTGCACCGCGGTTCGAGCCGTTCGAGCAGGGCGCGAAATTCACCCAAAACATCGTCTTGAACGGTTCTCTGGCCCTGGTTGGTGACAACTACACAACCCTCGCCGGCACGATTTCCGGCGCAGGCACACTTTTCATCGACCGCAACGCGGGCGATCTCCTGACCCTGACCGCGGCCAACACTTACACTGGCGGCACGGTTTTCCG
This DNA window, taken from Oleiharenicola lentus, encodes the following:
- a CDS encoding putative transporter, whose translation is MDWLTHLLTEESVARTVILLGVAGAAGSALGKIRVGGVSLGVAGVLFAGLLLGHFKLTVDHHVLEFVREFGLIIFVYTLGLQIGPGFFGSLRSRGLMLNGFAAAIVLLGAVVAVVLIKTGRVELPAGVGLLSGATTNTPSLAAAQQALKQVGTADTAAAVQGLAYAVAYPFGIVGIILTMILVRTIFRVDVKAEVAAAEAAHAPARPKPATRNFEVRNPNLVGRPLGKVPGLAGSGVVVSRFSRSGKVEVAKPETLLRIGDILHAVGPEEGLDELRVVVGADAGIDLKTMPGAVTNRRLIVTRSDVYGCELGELEVLAEQDVVVTRVTRGGIEFTATPGFRLQFGDVLMVVGEEPRIDAVAAAVGNSNKALNSPQPIPFFLGIALGVIVGAIPLAIPGLPAAVKLGLAGGPLVVAILLSRIANTGPLVWYLPTNANHMLREVGITLFLAAVGLKSGDKFVEVLLGGNGLSWLLYGALITAVPLLLIGLLARAWKKLNYAELCGLLAGSMTDPPALAFAQQSTGSDAPAVSYATVYPLVMLLRVFSAQLIVFLLYQAAGG
- a CDS encoding beta strand repeat-containing protein; this translates as MHSKPLHTLLRAILWLVAAATAGAQVVTYTWITTGGATDDNYNNTANWVGGTVPLNDGNARLYLPVSNGTELITLPGGSLTLNSLNLDASYPGTTYRFGSAGATTLTFSPTSGSYGQTSNNSGYARTLIFDAGIMLNFATDQYWTAQYVTFNGAAGGAGRFRFLPLSYYATPSWNTGTLTLNGPGNFTGGFETYNVNLVLNHVSALAGGPLYLTDTSIQAAEGYVLNNPMQVSGSFGSNTNQLTLTGPITLGGLTGMGGGFIVTGNIGELTPGTQLNITHGTVRLSGTNTYTGETVVEGANRATLLFETAASVPTAGEIRAETNAYAGVAFTTGVQTAFLNRLNNELYTGTIGFDSLGATQTFAEDIDLTSLVGPLGLGTTTSAILTGNIFTAADGTANYGFGNGGGKLTVASNLTDNVGVDITTTSYWTPTTVVLQGNNTFNGDVNVDSGVVIFDSANALPVGVTVHLDQRSGSHVFAYAGVTENSALSPQALLGRLDLQTTEHVLGVDSTNPGAPRTLADAIDLTGALAGLNSDEHLFIGTATGATLTGTLTSGTTALGLTGLKGAQLTVDSVLTDATIGGLLIGLSDAPIGIRGSVRLNGANTFTQGTRWQTGDLILGHASALGTGRLLVGEYATSLTYTGDFTLNNDFRFENYDPVKLSTAGSTANLTLTGTLLSGYSYGGGFLYLGAGTLTFAGTARALGWLDIEAAPGGAVVYNRPNALAQGVTLTSGNITIAANTDIKWLETDPGTGVQIATGATLGLLSNNYGEGPLAHKIEGTLSGGGSVRIEDIDAALLGTNTYTGGTTLSGGAVGFIHGAAIGSGAVTVTAKGGVLTALAPDITLNNPLVLDGPLELRGDIWFGYDDYNSPGNRNFTLGGTISGSGSLFKDSDNTVTLTGANTFSGGVEINQGTMIFAHNQAAGTGLLDFGEAGGGTAIFTTAAPTIGGLRAANYYGAGNVQLAANSTLTVNQPIDAVFMGGISGPGARVIKGGPGYLTLAGGTYSYTGGTTITAGGIVFDEETALTTNPSGSIHVASGAYAGVSSGADSPWSSFATRVDPASTGTLGVDGFDSVTDEVNLTGFAPGLRLGSATFGTFESSATITPNGDYLFGGGGGTLVVKSTLTDALKSVDVNSPAGQPLTLWLQNSNYFGGPLTATNSAVIFDVHAADYISGLQLGTGGYVGSAEQQFTPAAFLAKLAPGTNTGMVGFDDLVGYGRVVGGAIDLSAFGAGLYLGTATTATLRGPITLPVGASAYRFAAYKGAGLTVDSNLTGSLQVVIGDPASFGTMRTPHDEDQFSKVTLTGLNTYTGGTVLNAGTLSARPRSLGSGPLTVQPNSFPTPQDPIHGAPRFEPFEQGAKFTQNIVLNGSLALVGDNYTTLAGTISGAGTLFIDRNAGDLLTLTAANTYTGGTVFRSGTLGLGHDNALGSGSFSIHPDAQLYTSGGPRTLANSITLLDDAESYDAPRLRVAGNHSLTLNGPVSINTTFGYAYVSDTSDDRPTLPLLRFNGGISGDAELIFEMGNDNNTRIWLAGANTYTGGTTVSNGQVIFDSLASLPTIGELSNYSEGYIGLATPAANLQTAYIDRFSQGYGQVIGFDSPDVNAPQVFSANIDLRGLSYPYLSSSTAAILTGTITPFDDVYRFAGNGSGVLTVASALTGDRQLRMDNTSAPLLLRLTGTNTYTGQTSVNGTGVIFATAASLPAGQHFAPHPSIGAYFGYEDPAITVGSFLSHFSPSTTHAVVGFDSVDVQAPRTITSPDLSYFNTSTDIYLGTATSAIIDGTITWPTLNSGYNFAAYRTGRLTVNSTLGGSGIVRIGNEKQQWTLTEVHGALPTVELAGNNTYTGGTYFSGGQLVLSHANALGTGTLTVRIPYYNDFKVHQLLLNTPSVANNLFLENYSIDLRLATTQSVGTLSGQIGGSGNLLKVGANTIRLTGTNSFVGDMLVEQGVLEFANAAAVGGSTDNRLFLQGSGATAHFSAGSPVLGALLSDPDAGGTVQIDNGVNLRLGAHDSGFVYETNDYHGTITGAGSLTKDGLSTVTLHGANTFTGGTTITQGVLLAENATALGTGAITLNGGELAFGRGVTIPNPISFGASGGLLSGASTFSGPVVLGAQAGLSPGNSPGTMTFASDLTLAGASFLDFEIQDPTGLAGAGYDTLSVGGTLFVTSTPGTPFVINILSLDGAGNAGQLQLSDPNASYSLLVVSAGLVSGFAPENFTLNTAGFSTNWGSNYSFSLVQSGNQLLLNFSPVPEPSTYALLGLGGLLAGLARWRRRFNGRD
- a CDS encoding polysaccharide deacetylase family protein, with amino-acid sequence MNLRLLPLLLMTALSAYAAADSLAPAPQPPGGLAVAQAPQFILLGFDDNPQTEPMTWFVDTLKDKRDAGGNPVRAIFFSNGKYWNDRTLISIHHRALNEGHEIANHTQNHDNGSAFTTAKWRAEMAACEATFNETGIPAAGIVGFRTPYLAYNAATFEALAAEGQLYDSSIEEGDQPGQDGTNFLWPYTLDHGSPGNAADHPVGSPKRVGNHPGLWEIPIHVFMIPSDTDCARYGAKPGLRARIGAALKVGYGGGSGEPTDKITGLDWNVLEAAKCDGPEFLAILKYTLDLRLAGNRAPFMVGGHTALYPANKPDRRKAMEDFVTYALTKPEVRFVTGKQLIEWLRAPQPLR
- a CDS encoding MFS transporter, with product MSNPAAPASTPVRNPWLWVPSSYLAEGIPFAMVIWVAGTMFKDLGHTDGQITVATASIGIAWSLKPFWAAFLDMYRTKKFFVLLMEVLMSGLLAGIAVCLPLPNYFQITIAILWVLAFMSATQDICVDGIYLTSLDEKKQAAFIGVQGVFWNVGKLFGTALIVWAAGSLKEDHGLSVTAAWSWAIGLSGVTLALLAVYHWFMLPTGSITERPKGVGDIATTFLDTIVDFFKKPSIWGMLAFVFLYRSSEGLLLLEGRLFLQATPEHGGIGLSLKELGVIDGTISTFVSLGAGLLGGAFMAKFGLNRKTLIFMALCLNLPHITFVIMSQLAGPGHTLSLWTIGTLVTIEKFGYSFGFVANMLYMMQQISPGRYHMTHYAFCTALMNLMLVPTQAISGPLADHFGYKTYFIIVMFAAIPSVAAACFAPFPRKPDNGHPV